In the Pseudonocardia sediminis genome, ACGTCCCCGAGCGCGACGCCGCGATGGTCGAGCCCGACGTGATCTCCGACGACCCGGAGCTGCACGCCCTGTTCGCCGACGCCACCGCCGCGGCGGTGAAGGCCTACGAGGAGCTGCTCGCCGGTCTCGAGCAGCGTTTCGCCGACGTCCCGAACAAGACCCTGCGCCGCAAGCAGGCCCGCCAGGCCGCCCGCGCCATCCTGCCGAACGCGACCGAGACCCGGATCGTCGTCACCGGCAACTACCGCGCCTGGCGGCACTTCATCGCGATGCGTGCCTCCGAGCACGCCGACGTCGAGATCCGTGCCCTCGCCGTCGAGTGCCTGCGTCACCTGCAGCGCGAGGTCGCCAACGTCTTCGCCGACTTCGAGATCCAGACCCTCGACGACGGCA is a window encoding:
- the thyX gene encoding FAD-dependent thymidylate synthase; this translates as MPETVPLSVQLVAKTEFLPPADIPWETDADGGQALAEFAGRACYQSWGKPNPATATNAGYLKHILEVGHLSVLEHGTVSFYLTGISRSLTHELIRHRHFSYSQLSQRYVPERDAAMVEPDVISDDPELHALFADATAAAVKAYEELLAGLEQRFADVPNKTLRRKQARQAARAILPNATETRIVVTGNYRAWRHFIAMRASEHADVEIRALAVECLRHLQREVANVFADFEIQTLDDGTEIASSPFVTEG